The Lycium barbarum isolate Lr01 chromosome 11, ASM1917538v2, whole genome shotgun sequence genome contains the following window.
tactgACAATAGtgataatagtggtagtagtaacggtaataaaataaaaagtaaaagataataatagctagtgactacaataggataatgaaacgctgatattaataaaaagctaataattgtagtaaaatataaataattgttcttaagttgccaaaaatattggaagcgtaaatattttggaagaaggcgggacaaaattgggtgtcaacagtagtaGAAGTTAAAAGTGATAGGGACATTATTGGTATTGCACCTCAATTAAAAAACAGAGATATTATTGTAATTTTTGTGACTCATCTTGTTGAGGAACCTATTGTGGTCCCCCCTGCTCTTCCACCTATTACCCCTGTGGGTGGGGAATCTTTTACTGCTTTTGATAACCCTACATGTGAAGATATAAATGAAAAGGTTGGGGCAGGTGAGGACAGTCAAACATTTGGGGTAGTGAAGGCTTAGGGTTTGAAGAGGCTGCTGGTCTTAATGAACCTTTGAGTGGGACTTCAGCTGCTACTGCAGCTAGTACTACTTCAGcagctgatgatgatgatgattctgacTTAGAAAGTAAGAGTGAATCTGAGGAGTCTGACAATGTAGTGGTAGAggaaggtgaagaagaagaatttgATAGTGATGTCCATGAGGAGGATAAGAATCTAAAGAAAGATAGAGTAGCTGTAAaatcaaaaaagaagaaagaaaaggctaAGAGATTTGAAGGGATATATTTAGGGCGGGACATGATGAATATTTATCTAGGAGTAAGAGTATATTTGAAGGAAAATTAGTGgggatgagccattttgtgacTCATATGAACCTGTTAGCTTTGAAATAGAGATTGATGATGAAGGTATGGTTGAAAAGCCTACCAAAAAGTCAAGGAGACCAAAATGAATTAGAAATAGGGTTATTTTTTATCCTAAGTGTAAAGAAATAGTTTGGGAGACTGGTCTTGCATTTGAAAGTGCTAAACAGTTTAGGAAGGCACTTACTAGGTATGCAGTTCAAAAACATGTAGAGTTGGATAAATATGTCAATGAACCAACTAGGGTGAGGGTAAAGTGTACTGCTGGTTGTCCATGGTTATTGTTTGCCAGTTACGATTCTAGAACAAATGATTTTGTTGTGAAAAATTATAATCCTGTTCACAAGTGCAATGACACAACAAAGAACAAGTTGGTAAATTCTTTGTATATTTCAGAAAGGTACAAGGATAGAATTATTTTTGAACCTGGCATTAGAATTTTTGAGCTTCaaaatttggtaagaaaggaattgGAGGTGTATATTGGTAGGACTTTGTCAAGGAAAGCCAGAAGCATTGTTTTGCAACAAATCATGGGTGACAATGTAGAGGAGTTCAAAAGAATTTTGGATTATAGGGATGAGCTTTTAAGGACTAATCCAGGTAGCACATGTGTGGTTAGGCTGAGTAAAGAAACTTTTGAAGGTGGAATCAAAAGGTTTCAGTCCTTTTATATATGTTTTGATGCCATGAAGACGGCATTCAAGGCTGGTTGTAGGAGAGCAATTGGGTTGGATGGGTGTATTTTAAAAGGTGTTAGTAAAGGGCAATTGCTTGTGGCTGTTTGTAAGGATGGGAACAACCAGATGCTACCACTGGCTTGAGCAGTAGTTGAAGTTGAGAATACTTTTACTTGGAGATGATTTTTCaacattctaaggcatgatcttgAGCTTGGAGATGGGACTGGTTTGACAACTCTTTCAGATATGCAAAAGGTAATGTATTCTTTGTTATTGATTTCTgaatttttttcattctttttaactTATGCTGCTCTACTGTCACCTAATATTTTTTACATGTTATTGTAGGCTCTGGATATAGCCATTAAGGATATGTTGCCAAATGCAGAACAAAGAATGTGTGCAAGACATGTGCTTGCCAATTTTTCCTAAAAATGAAAAGGCATAGAGATTAGAAACTGCTTCTGGAGATATGCTAAGTCCACATATGAGCAGGAGTTACAAAAAAATTTGGATCATATGGAGAAGTTAGGTGATGGAataaatggagatttgttgtatTACAACATAGATAGGTGGTCCAAGGTCTACTTTTAAATACCTCAGCTGTTGTGATAGTGTTGATAACAACATGGCTGAGAGTTTTAATTCCTGGATTGTGGGGCCAAGGCACAAGACCATTATTACAATGCTTGAGGAAATTAGAGTCAAAATGATGAGAAGGGTAGGACAACTAAGAGAGTTTTCTGAGACATGGATAACAAA
Protein-coding sequences here:
- the LOC132620073 gene encoding uncharacterized protein LOC132620073; this translates as MSNKTLLPLIVTDMVLIPHIPGFKQFPHHPACLLRLMRFKPPVETGVQTLSQATSALLVIVFAPDHTQLLQNDSIVFITLAGSFVKKMDDVFVTLRFNHGDIIVIFVTHLVEEPIVVPPALPPITPVGGESFTAFDNPTCEDINEKVGAAATAASTTSAADDDDDSDLESKSESEESDNVVVEEGEEEEFDSDVHEEDKNLKKDRVAFRKALTRYAVQKHVELDKYVNEPTRVRVKCTAGCPWLLFASYDSRTNDFVVKNYNPVHKCNDTTKNKLVNSLYISERYKDRIIFEPGIRIFELQNLVRKELEVYIGRTLSRKARSIVLQQIMGDNVEEFKRILDYRDELLRTNPGSTCVVRLSKETFEGGIKRFQSFYICFDAMKTAFKAGCRRAIGLDGCILKGVSKGQLLVAVCKDGNNQMLPLA